The Streptomyces nitrosporeus genome includes a window with the following:
- the hisN gene encoding histidinol-phosphatase, which yields MPDYHDDLRLAHVLADAADAATMDRFKALDLQVETKPDMTPVSEADKHAEELIRGHLQRARPRDAVLGEEYGIEGSGPRRWVVDPIDGTKNYVRGVPVWATLISLMEAGENGFQPVVGVVSAPALNRRWWAAKGAGAFTGRSLTSASRLAVSKVERIADSSFAFSSLTGWEEQGRLDGFLDLTRACWRTRGYGDFWPYMMVAEGSVDICAEPELSLWDMAANAIIVQEAGGQFTGLDGVPGPGGGNAAASNGLLHRELLDYLNPRH from the coding sequence ATGCCCGATTACCACGATGACCTGCGCCTGGCCCATGTCCTGGCGGACGCCGCCGACGCGGCGACGATGGACCGGTTCAAGGCCCTGGACCTCCAGGTCGAGACCAAGCCGGACATGACCCCGGTGAGTGAGGCCGACAAGCACGCCGAGGAGCTGATCCGCGGTCACCTCCAGCGCGCCAGGCCGCGCGACGCGGTCCTGGGCGAGGAGTACGGCATCGAGGGCAGCGGCCCGCGGCGCTGGGTCGTCGATCCGATCGACGGCACGAAGAACTACGTGCGGGGCGTCCCCGTGTGGGCGACCCTGATCTCGCTGATGGAGGCCGGCGAGAACGGTTTCCAGCCGGTGGTCGGTGTGGTGTCCGCCCCGGCGCTGAACCGGCGCTGGTGGGCGGCGAAGGGCGCGGGCGCGTTCACCGGGCGCAGTCTCACCTCCGCGAGCCGGCTCGCGGTCTCGAAGGTGGAGCGCATCGCGGACTCCTCCTTCGCCTTCTCCTCGCTGACCGGCTGGGAGGAGCAGGGCAGGCTGGACGGTTTCCTGGACCTGACCAGGGCCTGCTGGCGCACCCGCGGATACGGCGACTTCTGGCCGTACATGATGGTCGCGGAGGGTTCGGTGGACATCTGCGCGGAGCCCGAACTCTCGCTGTGGGACATGGCGGCCAACGCGATCATCGTCCAGGAGGCGGGCGGGCAGTTCACCGGCCTGGACGGTGTCCCGGGTCCCGGCGGCGGCAACGCGGCCGCATCCAACGGTCTGCTCCACCGGGAACTGCTGGACTACCTCAATCCGCGCCATTGA
- the rsgA gene encoding ribosome small subunit-dependent GTPase A: protein MRRYGKNPDEDDIRVRPNRKGNRPRTHIRPKHEDAQEGMVLTVDRGRLTCLVGDRTVMAMKARELGRKAAVVGDRVSLVGDLSGDKDTLARIVRIGERASVLRRTADDDDPYERVVVANADQLAIVTALADPEPRPRMIDRCLVAAYDGGLSPLLVLTKSDLASPDKLLEAYTPLGVPYVVTSRAELETGDAAGRVRELLDGRVTAFVGHSGVGKTTLVNALVPEDRRRTTGSVNAVTGRGRHTTTSALALPLDGGGGWVVDTPGVRSFGLHHVDPSRVIHAFPDLEPGTENCPRGCTHDSRQAECALDAWVAEGHADPARLDSLRRLLSTRERREGD from the coding sequence ATGCGCCGCTACGGGAAGAACCCCGACGAGGACGACATCCGCGTCCGCCCCAACCGCAAGGGCAACCGGCCCCGCACCCATATCCGCCCCAAGCACGAGGACGCCCAGGAGGGCATGGTCCTGACCGTCGACCGGGGGCGGCTCACCTGCCTCGTCGGCGACCGCACGGTGATGGCGATGAAGGCCCGTGAGCTGGGCCGCAAGGCGGCCGTGGTGGGCGACCGGGTCTCCCTGGTCGGTGATCTCTCCGGTGACAAGGACACCCTGGCCCGTATCGTGCGCATCGGTGAGCGCGCCTCGGTGCTGCGCCGTACGGCGGACGACGACGACCCCTACGAGCGGGTGGTGGTCGCCAACGCCGACCAGCTGGCGATCGTCACCGCGCTCGCCGACCCGGAACCGCGTCCGCGCATGATCGACCGCTGCCTGGTCGCGGCGTACGACGGCGGGCTCTCCCCGCTCCTCGTCCTGACCAAGTCCGACCTGGCCTCCCCGGACAAGCTGCTGGAGGCGTACACCCCGCTGGGTGTCCCGTACGTCGTGACCAGCCGGGCGGAGCTGGAGACCGGGGACGCGGCCGGCCGGGTGCGGGAGCTGCTGGACGGCAGGGTGACCGCCTTCGTCGGGCACTCCGGGGTCGGCAAGACCACGCTGGTCAACGCCCTGGTGCCCGAGGACCGCCGGCGTACGACCGGTTCGGTGAACGCCGTCACCGGCCGTGGCCGGCACACCACCACCTCGGCCCTCGCGCTGCCGCTGGACGGCGGCGGCGGCTGGGTGGTGGACACCCCGGGGGTGCGGTCCTTCGGGCTGCACCACGTCGATCCGTCCCGGGTCATCCACGCCTTCCCCGATCTCGAACCGGGGACCGAGAACTGCCCGCGCGGCTGCACCCACGACAGCCGCCAGGCCGAGTGCGCCCTGGACGCCTGGGTGGCCGAGGGCCACGCCGATCCCGCCCGGCTGGACTCGCTGCGCCGGCTGCTGTCGACCCGGGAGCGCCGCGAGGGCGACTGA
- a CDS encoding Fur family transcriptional regulator — protein MSDLLERLRGRGWRMTAQRRVVAEVLDGEHVHLTADEVHARAADRLPEISRATVYNTLGEMVSLGEVIEVSTDHRAKRYDPNAHRPHHHLVCARCSAIRDVHPSGNPLADLPVDERFGFTVSDVEVTYRGICPSCAKAA, from the coding sequence ATGAGTGACCTCCTGGAACGACTTCGCGGGCGCGGCTGGCGCATGACCGCACAGCGGCGCGTCGTGGCCGAGGTGCTCGACGGGGAACATGTGCATCTGACGGCGGACGAGGTGCACGCCAGGGCCGCCGACCGCCTGCCGGAGATCTCCCGGGCCACCGTGTACAACACCCTGGGCGAGATGGTCTCCCTCGGTGAGGTCATCGAGGTCTCCACCGACCACCGGGCGAAGCGGTACGACCCGAACGCCCACCGCCCCCACCACCACCTGGTGTGCGCGCGCTGCAGCGCGATCCGGGACGTCCACCCCTCGGGCAACCCGCTGGCCGACCTGCCGGTGGACGAGCGCTTCGGCTTCACCGTCTCGGACGTCGAGGTGACCTACCGAGGGATCTGCCCGAGCTGCGCCAAGGCCGCCTGA
- a CDS encoding SOS response-associated peptidase: MCGRYAASRRPEELAGLFGVEKREPAEALEPDWNVAPTKEVHAVLERPVKDAGDRRPVRQLRTLRWGLVPSWAKTPDGAARMINARAETVHEKPSFRRPFAARRCILPADGYYEWMTAADERQLEEEGKKKRPRKQPYFVTPADGSVFAMAGIYEFWRDRTLPDDHERAWWATCSVITTEAETSPLAVAPAEGPAALADIHPRMPLMLTPDRWDAWLDPARTGTEELRPLLEPPPAGLMRAYPVATAVSSVRNNGPELLEELAAPELGTLF, from the coding sequence ATGTGCGGACGGTATGCAGCGAGCCGGCGGCCGGAGGAACTGGCCGGGCTCTTCGGAGTGGAGAAACGGGAACCGGCCGAGGCCCTGGAGCCCGACTGGAACGTGGCGCCGACCAAGGAGGTCCACGCCGTTCTCGAGCGTCCTGTGAAGGACGCCGGGGACCGGCGTCCGGTTCGCCAGCTGCGCACGCTGAGATGGGGTCTGGTGCCCTCCTGGGCGAAGACACCGGACGGCGCCGCCCGGATGATCAACGCCCGGGCCGAGACCGTCCACGAGAAGCCCTCCTTCCGCCGCCCCTTCGCCGCACGGCGGTGCATCCTGCCCGCCGACGGCTACTACGAGTGGATGACCGCCGCGGACGAGCGGCAGCTGGAGGAGGAGGGGAAGAAGAAGCGGCCCCGCAAGCAGCCCTACTTCGTGACCCCCGCCGACGGCTCCGTCTTCGCGATGGCCGGGATCTACGAGTTCTGGCGCGACCGCACCCTGCCCGACGACCACGAGCGGGCCTGGTGGGCGACCTGCTCGGTGATCACCACCGAGGCGGAGACCTCCCCGCTCGCCGTCGCACCCGCCGAAGGGCCGGCCGCGCTCGCCGACATCCACCCCCGGATGCCGCTGATGCTCACCCCGGACCGCTGGGACGCGTGGCTGGACCCGGCCCGCACCGGCACGGAGGAGCTGCGGCCGCTGCTGGAGCCGCCGCCGGCCGGCCTGATGCGGGCCTACCCCGTGGCCACCGCCGTCAGCAGCGTCCGCAACAACGGCCCGGAACTCCTGGAGGAACTGGCCGCGCCCGAACTCGGCACGCTCTTCTGA
- a CDS encoding tetratricopeptide repeat protein: MVFMGDRATLLETGRFVQRRVRTAENVADEVLAAAVAEAAESVMAPQDTRTGVSGPAVPVPTVAPAGAVPRARAGGAPSPARRPAGRPATGTGPAAGTGALAAEAAAPGADAAVPDATEAVDPAETEARHRKAADAGDTASMSVLGALLLRRGDLDGAEAYLRAATGEGDRAAANNLGVLLHQRGYADEAAGWWRIAAVAGSAAAAHALGRHFRERGDEPGAEYWLRQSAEEGHALGAYALADLLEHRGDVGAERWLRAAAEQGHREAAYRLARALERRASGGGSDPFGARASGIRDGGAGAVMGLSALVPGVAEKRDGSATGRAEAEQWYRQAAARGHCRAALHLGSILEARGELKEAGRWYLTAAKEGEPRAACALGFLLRDAGDEESAAVWWLRAAQDGDGNAANALGALHAARGEQQTAERWYRTAMDAGDVNGAYNLGLLCAAQDRVAQAEQWYRRAAYAGHREAANALAVLLLQAGDAAGAEPWFSKAAEAGSVDAAFNLGILHAGRDEDDAALGWYRRAAAAGHTDAALQVGMALLRDGEEQEAERHLRCAAGGGSAEAAFRLAGLLDLRQPPPDRPALGEPVPEKTECEEWYERAAEQGHRRAQVRAGMLAAARGDLSGAARWYREAAESGSRNGAFNLGLLLAREGSEREAALWWTRAAGDGHGRAALRLALLAARRGELTEGQRWCSRAVELGPAEVAERAARLLEALHQELTA; encoded by the coding sequence ATGGTATTTATGGGGGACAGGGCAACTCTGTTGGAGACAGGGCGGTTTGTGCAGCGACGGGTCCGGACGGCGGAGAACGTGGCCGATGAGGTGCTCGCCGCCGCCGTCGCCGAGGCCGCGGAATCCGTCATGGCCCCGCAGGACACCCGTACCGGCGTGTCCGGCCCGGCCGTGCCCGTCCCGACGGTCGCACCGGCCGGAGCCGTCCCCCGCGCGCGTGCCGGGGGAGCGCCCTCCCCGGCCCGGCGCCCCGCGGGTCGCCCCGCCACCGGCACGGGCCCGGCCGCGGGGACCGGTGCCCTGGCCGCGGAGGCCGCTGCGCCGGGTGCGGACGCCGCCGTCCCGGACGCCACGGAGGCCGTGGACCCCGCGGAGACCGAGGCCCGCCACCGCAAGGCCGCCGACGCCGGTGACACCGCCTCGATGAGCGTCCTGGGCGCGCTCCTGCTGCGCCGCGGGGATCTGGACGGCGCCGAGGCATATCTGCGCGCGGCCACGGGGGAGGGCGACCGTGCCGCCGCCAACAACCTGGGCGTCCTGCTCCACCAGCGCGGGTACGCCGACGAGGCCGCCGGCTGGTGGCGCATCGCCGCGGTCGCCGGCTCGGCCGCGGCCGCGCACGCCCTGGGCCGCCACTTCAGGGAGCGCGGTGACGAGCCCGGCGCCGAGTACTGGCTGCGCCAGTCCGCCGAGGAGGGGCACGCGCTGGGCGCCTACGCCCTGGCCGACCTCCTGGAGCACCGCGGGGACGTCGGAGCGGAGCGCTGGCTCCGGGCCGCCGCCGAACAGGGCCACCGCGAGGCCGCCTACCGGCTGGCCCGCGCCCTGGAGCGCCGGGCGTCCGGAGGCGGGTCCGACCCCTTCGGCGCCCGTGCCTCCGGTATACGCGACGGCGGTGCGGGCGCCGTCATGGGTCTGAGCGCGCTCGTACCCGGCGTCGCGGAGAAGCGGGACGGTTCCGCTACGGGCCGCGCCGAGGCCGAGCAGTGGTACCGCCAGGCCGCCGCACGCGGCCACTGCCGGGCGGCCCTGCACCTCGGATCGATCCTGGAGGCGCGCGGTGAGCTGAAGGAGGCCGGCCGCTGGTACCTGACCGCGGCGAAGGAGGGCGAGCCCCGGGCCGCCTGCGCCCTGGGCTTCCTGCTGAGGGACGCCGGTGACGAGGAGAGCGCGGCCGTGTGGTGGCTGCGCGCCGCCCAGGACGGCGACGGCAACGCCGCCAACGCGCTGGGCGCGCTGCACGCCGCCCGCGGCGAACAGCAGACCGCGGAGCGCTGGTACCGCACCGCCATGGACGCGGGGGACGTCAACGGCGCCTACAACCTCGGCCTGCTCTGCGCGGCCCAGGACCGGGTGGCCCAGGCCGAGCAGTGGTACCGCCGGGCCGCCTACGCGGGTCACCGCGAAGCGGCCAACGCGCTGGCCGTGCTGCTCCTCCAGGCGGGCGACGCGGCGGGAGCCGAGCCCTGGTTCTCCAAGGCGGCCGAAGCCGGGAGCGTGGACGCGGCCTTCAACCTGGGCATCCTGCACGCCGGGCGGGACGAGGACGACGCGGCGCTCGGCTGGTACCGGCGGGCCGCCGCGGCCGGGCACACCGACGCCGCGCTCCAGGTCGGCATGGCTCTGCTGCGCGACGGCGAGGAGCAGGAGGCCGAACGCCATCTGCGCTGTGCCGCCGGAGGCGGCAGCGCGGAGGCCGCGTTCCGGCTGGCCGGACTGCTCGACCTGCGCCAGCCGCCGCCCGACCGCCCGGCGCTGGGCGAACCGGTGCCCGAGAAGACCGAATGCGAGGAGTGGTACGAGAGGGCGGCCGAACAGGGCCACCGGCGTGCCCAGGTCAGGGCGGGCATGCTGGCCGCCGCACGCGGCGACCTGTCCGGCGCCGCCCGCTGGTACCGCGAGGCCGCCGAGTCCGGCAGCCGCAACGGGGCGTTCAACCTCGGTCTGCTCCTCGCCCGGGAGGGCAGCGAGCGGGAGGCCGCCCTGTGGTGGACGCGCGCGGCGGGCGACGGCCACGGACGCGCCGCGCTGCGCCTGGCGCTGCTCGCCGCCCGCCGGGGCGAACTCACGGAAGGGCAGCGGTGGTGCTCCCGGGCGGTCGAACTGGGGCCGGCCGAGGTGGCCGAGCGCGCCGCCCGGCTCCTGGAGGCGCTGCACCAGGAACTCACCGCCTGA
- a CDS encoding CBS domain-containing protein: MLVRDAMSTVILTIGPAHTLRQAARLMSARRIGAAVVHDPDTCGFGIITERDILNSVGAGQDPDTETASAHTTADAVFASPAWTLTEAAQAMTHGGFRHLVVLDGDGPVGMVSVRDIIRCWVPAARRPANLTV, translated from the coding sequence ATGCTCGTCCGTGACGCCATGAGCACGGTGATCCTCACCATCGGCCCGGCCCATACGCTCCGTCAGGCGGCCCGGCTGATGTCGGCCCGCCGCATCGGCGCGGCCGTCGTCCACGACCCCGACACCTGCGGCTTCGGAATCATCACCGAACGCGACATCCTCAACTCGGTCGGTGCCGGACAGGACCCGGACACCGAGACGGCATCGGCCCACACGACCGCGGACGCGGTCTTCGCCTCTCCCGCCTGGACGCTCACCGAGGCGGCCCAGGCCATGACACACGGCGGCTTCCGCCACCTCGTCGTACTGGACGGTGACGGGCCGGTGGGCATGGTCTCGGTGCGCGACATCATCCGGTGCTGGGTGCCCGCGGCCCGCCGGCCGGCGAACCTGACCGTCTGA
- a CDS encoding alpha/beta family hydrolase, translating into MSPVESGRGTETVETEAGVARITWLPAERPRLLLALGHGAGGGVGARDLAALAAVLPGRRVTVALVEQPWRVAGKKVAPAPRTLDAGWRGLWPRLAARGLPVVAGGRSAGARVACRTAAGLGAHAVLALSFPLHPPGRPERSRAGELLGTGVPTLVVQGGRDPFGRPDEFPAGEYRMAEVAYGDHGFAVPRRAPVTQDQALGVLTGAVAGWLDALPEQGL; encoded by the coding sequence GTGAGCCCGGTGGAGAGCGGTCGTGGGACCGAGACCGTCGAGACGGAGGCAGGGGTGGCGAGGATCACCTGGCTGCCCGCCGAAAGGCCCCGGCTGCTGCTCGCCCTCGGCCACGGCGCGGGCGGCGGCGTCGGGGCCCGGGACCTGGCCGCGCTGGCCGCCGTCCTCCCCGGGCGCCGGGTGACCGTCGCCCTGGTGGAACAGCCCTGGCGGGTGGCGGGGAAGAAGGTCGCCCCCGCGCCCCGCACCCTGGACGCCGGCTGGCGCGGGCTGTGGCCCCGGCTGGCGGCCCGGGGCCTGCCCGTGGTCGCGGGCGGCCGCAGCGCGGGGGCCCGGGTCGCCTGCCGCACGGCGGCCGGGCTCGGCGCCCACGCGGTGCTCGCGCTGAGCTTCCCGCTGCACCCGCCGGGCCGCCCGGAGCGGTCGAGGGCCGGCGAACTCCTCGGCACCGGGGTGCCCACCCTCGTCGTGCAGGGCGGCCGCGACCCCTTCGGACGGCCGGACGAATTCCCGGCGGGGGAGTACCGGATGGCCGAGGTGGCGTACGGCGACCACGGCTTCGCGGTCCCCAGGAGGGCGCCGGTGACCCAGGATCAGGCGCTGGGCGTTCTCACCGGCGCGGTGGCCGGTTGGCTGGACGCGCTGCCGGAGCAGGGCCTGTAG
- a CDS encoding catalase, translating into MTQGPLTTEAGAPVADNQNSETAGPGGPVLVQDQLLLEKLAHFNRERIPERVVHARGAGAYGTFTLTRDVSQWTRAKFLSEVGKETETFLRFSTVAGNLGSADAVRDPRGWALKFYTEEGNYDLVGNNTPVFFIRDAIKFPDFIHTQKRDPYTGSQEADNVWDFWGLSPESTHQVTWLFGDRGIPASYRHMDGFGSHTFQWNNEAGEVFWVKYHFKTDQGIKNLTSEEAALLAGTDPDSHQRDLRESIERGDFPTWTVQVQIMPAAEAATYRFNPFDLTKVWPHADYPPIEIGKLELNRNPENIFAEVEQSIFSPAHFVPGIGPSPDKMLQGRLFGYGDAHRYRVGINADHLPVNRPHATEARTNSRDGYLYDGRHKGAKNYEPNSFGGPHQTDRPLWQPVPLTGGTGNHVTPVHAEDNDFVQAGNLYRLMTEEEKVRLIDNLSGFIAKVSRDDIAERAINNFRQADGDFGKRLDAAVQALRG; encoded by the coding sequence GTGACGCAGGGACCGCTCACCACGGAGGCCGGCGCGCCGGTCGCCGACAACCAGAACAGCGAGACCGCTGGCCCGGGTGGACCGGTTCTCGTCCAGGACCAGCTGCTTCTGGAGAAGCTCGCCCACTTCAACCGCGAGCGCATCCCGGAGCGCGTGGTGCACGCCCGCGGCGCCGGCGCGTACGGAACGTTCACGCTCACCCGGGACGTCTCGCAGTGGACGCGCGCGAAGTTCCTCTCGGAGGTCGGCAAGGAGACCGAGACGTTCCTGCGCTTCTCCACCGTCGCGGGCAACCTCGGGTCGGCCGACGCGGTGCGCGACCCGCGCGGCTGGGCGCTGAAGTTCTACACCGAGGAGGGCAACTACGACCTCGTCGGCAACAACACCCCGGTGTTCTTCATCAGGGACGCCATCAAGTTCCCCGACTTCATCCACACCCAGAAGCGCGACCCGTACACCGGGTCCCAGGAGGCGGACAACGTCTGGGACTTCTGGGGTCTGTCGCCGGAGTCCACCCACCAGGTGACCTGGCTCTTCGGTGACCGCGGCATCCCCGCCTCCTACCGCCACATGGACGGCTTCGGCTCGCACACCTTCCAGTGGAACAACGAGGCCGGCGAGGTCTTCTGGGTCAAGTACCACTTCAAGACCGACCAGGGCATCAAGAACCTCACCTCCGAGGAGGCCGCCCTCCTCGCCGGCACGGACCCGGACAGCCACCAGCGCGACCTGCGTGAGTCCATCGAGCGCGGCGACTTCCCGACCTGGACGGTCCAGGTCCAGATCATGCCGGCGGCCGAGGCGGCCACGTACCGCTTCAACCCGTTCGACCTGACCAAGGTGTGGCCGCACGCGGACTACCCGCCGATCGAGATCGGCAAGCTGGAGCTCAACCGCAACCCGGAGAACATCTTCGCCGAGGTCGAGCAGTCGATCTTCAGCCCGGCGCACTTCGTGCCCGGTATCGGCCCGTCCCCGGACAAGATGCTCCAGGGCCGCCTGTTCGGTTACGGCGACGCCCACCGCTACCGCGTCGGCATCAACGCCGACCACCTGCCGGTGAACCGTCCGCACGCCACCGAGGCGCGCACCAACAGCAGGGACGGCTACCTGTACGACGGCCGTCACAAGGGTGCGAAGAACTACGAGCCGAACAGCTTCGGCGGCCCGCACCAGACGGACCGGCCGCTCTGGCAGCCCGTCCCCCTCACCGGGGGCACCGGGAACCACGTGACCCCGGTCCACGCCGAGGACAACGACTTCGTGCAGGCCGGCAACCTCTACCGGCTGATGACGGAGGAGGAGAAGGTCCGTCTGATCGACAACCTCTCCGGGTTCATCGCGAAGGTGTCGCGTGACGACATCGCCGAGCGCGCGATCAACAACTTCCGCCAGGCCGACGGGGACTTCGGCAAGCGGCTCGACGCCGCGGTCCAGGCCCTGCGCGGCTGA
- the aroA gene encoding 3-phosphoshikimate 1-carboxyvinyltransferase gives MTESSVHPALWPAPHATEAVDATVTVPGSKSVTNRALVLASLSSEPGWLRRPLRSRDTLLMAQALRAMGVGIEEGVGPDGSGEAWRVIPAGLRGPASVDVGNAGTVMRFLPPVAALADGPVHFDGDPRSYERPLHGVIDALRVLGARIDDGGRGSLPLTVHGAGALDGGAVSVDASSSSQFVSALLLSAPRFNQGVEVRHTGSALPSMPHIRMTVEMLRAAGARVDEPETGGEPDVWRVSPSALLGRDLTVEPDLSNAQPFLAAALVTGGRVTVPDWPLRTTQPGDALREIFTAMGGSCELTGHGLTFTGSGRIHGIDVDLGEVGELTPGIAALAALADSPSTLSGVAHLRLHETDRLAALTREINALGGDVTETADGLRIEPRPLHGGTFRTYDDHRMATAAAVIGLAVPGVLIENVATTAKTLPDFPGLWTGMLTSDPDTVGVSPGALGMSPERSGA, from the coding sequence ATGACCGAGAGTTCCGTGCACCCCGCCCTCTGGCCTGCCCCCCACGCGACGGAGGCCGTCGACGCGACCGTCACCGTGCCCGGATCGAAGTCGGTCACCAACCGCGCCCTGGTCCTCGCCTCGCTGTCCTCGGAGCCGGGCTGGCTGCGCCGCCCGCTGCGTTCGCGGGACACCCTGCTGATGGCCCAGGCGCTGCGGGCGATGGGCGTGGGCATCGAGGAGGGTGTCGGCCCGGACGGCTCGGGCGAGGCCTGGCGGGTCATCCCGGCCGGTCTGCGCGGCCCCGCCTCCGTCGACGTCGGCAACGCCGGGACCGTCATGCGCTTCCTGCCGCCCGTGGCCGCCCTCGCGGACGGCCCCGTCCACTTCGACGGGGACCCCCGCTCCTACGAGCGCCCGCTGCACGGGGTGATCGACGCGCTGCGGGTGCTGGGCGCCCGTATCGACGACGGCGGCCGGGGCTCGCTGCCGCTCACCGTGCACGGCGCGGGGGCGCTGGACGGCGGAGCGGTGTCCGTCGACGCCTCCTCCTCGTCGCAGTTCGTCTCCGCGCTGCTGCTCTCGGCCCCCCGCTTCAACCAGGGCGTGGAGGTGCGCCACACCGGCTCGGCCCTGCCGTCCATGCCGCACATCCGGATGACGGTGGAGATGCTGCGCGCGGCCGGCGCCCGGGTCGACGAGCCGGAGACCGGCGGTGAGCCGGACGTCTGGCGGGTCTCCCCCTCCGCCCTGCTCGGCCGCGACCTGACGGTGGAGCCCGACCTGTCGAACGCGCAGCCGTTCCTCGCCGCCGCCCTCGTCACCGGTGGCCGGGTCACCGTCCCGGACTGGCCCCTGCGCACGACCCAGCCGGGCGACGCCCTGCGGGAGATCTTCACCGCGATGGGCGGCAGCTGCGAACTGACCGGGCACGGGCTCACCTTCACGGGCTCGGGCCGGATCCACGGCATCGACGTCGACCTGGGCGAGGTCGGGGAGCTGACCCCGGGCATCGCGGCGCTCGCCGCCCTGGCCGACTCCCCGTCCACCCTGAGCGGTGTCGCCCACCTGCGGCTGCACGAGACGGACCGGCTGGCCGCGCTGACCCGGGAGATCAACGCCCTGGGCGGTGACGTCACGGAGACCGCGGACGGCCTGCGGATCGAACCCCGCCCGCTGCACGGCGGCACCTTCCGCACCTACGACGACCACCGGATGGCGACGGCGGCCGCGGTCATCGGCCTCGCCGTGCCCGGCGTCCTGATCGAGAACGTCGCCACGACCGCGAAGACCCTGCCGGACTTCCCCGGCCTGTGGACGGGAATGCTCACCTCCGATCCGGACACGGTCGGCGTGTCGCCCGGCGCGCTCGGGATGTCCCCGGAGAGGTCCGGGGCCTGA
- a CDS encoding DMT family transporter, with amino-acid sequence MAWLLVVVAGLLETGFAVCLKLSHGFTRLWPTVAFCAFALGSFGLLTMSLKKLDVGPAYAVWTGIGAAGTAIYGMVFLDDVVSTLKLVSISLVIVGVIGLQLSGSAH; translated from the coding sequence ATGGCGTGGTTGCTGGTCGTGGTCGCCGGACTGCTGGAGACCGGCTTCGCCGTGTGCCTGAAGCTCTCCCACGGGTTCACCCGGCTCTGGCCGACGGTCGCCTTCTGCGCGTTCGCGCTCGGCAGTTTCGGCCTGCTGACCATGTCGCTGAAGAAGCTGGACGTGGGCCCCGCGTACGCGGTGTGGACGGGCATCGGCGCGGCCGGTACGGCGATCTACGGCATGGTCTTCCTCGACGACGTGGTCTCCACCCTCAAGCTGGTGTCGATCTCCCTGGTGATCGTCGGGGTGATCGGGCTGCAGCTGTCCGGTTCCGCGCACTGA
- a CDS encoding M50 family metallopeptidase: MDSTELGGLWDRVFGTQPAPEQWLVVVTATAALVAVVPNGLWRLTRNAITIAHEGGHGLVALLTGRRLTGIRLHSDTSGLTLSRGKPAGIGMILTAAAGYTAPPLLGLGGARLLADGRITLLLWLATALLAAMLVMIRNPYGVLTVVLTGAAFLLVSWLTSSEVQSVFAYTVVWFLLLGGVRPAFELQSARRRGGAPDSDADQLARLTHAPAAMWLLLFHAVSLCSLIGGGGWLLGR; the protein is encoded by the coding sequence ATGGACAGCACCGAACTGGGCGGTCTGTGGGATCGCGTCTTCGGCACCCAGCCCGCGCCCGAGCAGTGGCTGGTGGTCGTCACCGCCACCGCCGCGCTCGTCGCCGTCGTACCGAACGGCCTGTGGCGGCTGACGCGCAACGCGATCACCATCGCGCACGAGGGCGGCCACGGGCTGGTCGCCCTGCTGACCGGGCGGCGGCTCACCGGCATCCGGCTGCACTCGGACACCAGCGGCCTGACCCTCAGCCGGGGCAAGCCGGCCGGTATCGGCATGATCCTCACCGCGGCGGCGGGCTACACCGCTCCCCCGCTGCTCGGGCTCGGCGGCGCCCGGCTGCTGGCCGACGGACGGATCACCCTGCTCCTGTGGCTGGCCACGGCGCTGCTGGCGGCGATGCTGGTGATGATCCGCAATCCGTACGGGGTGCTGACCGTCGTCCTCACCGGGGCGGCCTTCCTGCTGGTGTCCTGGCTGACCTCGTCCGAGGTCCAGTCGGTGTTCGCGTACACCGTCGTCTGGTTCCTGCTGCTGGGCGGGGTGCGCCCGGCCTTCGAGCTCCAGTCGGCGCGCCGCCGCGGCGGCGCGCCGGACTCCGACGCCGACCAGCTCGCCCGGCTCACGCACGCCCCGGCCGCGATGTGGCTCCTCCTCTTCCACGCGGTGTCGCTCTGCTCGCTGATCGGCGGGGGCGGCTGGCTGCTCGGGCGGTGA